One Setaria viridis chromosome 7, Setaria_viridis_v4.0, whole genome shotgun sequence genomic region harbors:
- the LOC117863562 gene encoding uncharacterized protein codes for MAKSLRSKREKRLRTLRREIAEPFYDKKEAAKLAAQAAALEAPPLPVRGPPPSQDAGSSRADNSASAMDVEMSDGGNSRSKSLLKPLGSISKKKVQLHLKIKKDKRKARKKGKFSFKK; via the exons atGGCGAAGTCGCTGCGATCCAAGCGGGAGAAGCGGCTGCGGACGCTGCGGCGGGAGATTGCCGAGCCCTTCTACGACAAGAAGGAGGCCGCCAAGCTCGCCGCGCAGGCCGCTGCCCTTGAAGCTCCCCCGCTCCCAGTCCGCGGCCCCCCGCCGTCCCAGGATGCCGGCAGCTCCCGCGCTGACAACTCGGCCTCGGCCATGG ATGTGGAGATGTCTGATGGAGGAAACAGCAGGTCGAAATCCTTGTTGAAGCCGCTTGGCAGCATTAGCAAGAAGAAGGTACAGCTTCATTTGAAGATCAAGAAAGACAAGAGAAAAGCTAGGAAGAAGGGCAAGTTTTCTTTTAAGAAGTAG